CgttctttgtttggacaacaGCTTTAGGGAAGATTTTAATCATTGATAATCTAAGAAGGCGTGGACTTATAATTACGGACTGGTGCTGTATGTGCAAAAATAGTGGGGAAACGGTAGATCATTTACTCTTCAGCAGAATGGGATTAGCATGGGTAATGCTGGGAAGGGTGGTGGAACTACTAGTTAGCTGGAGACTGCAGGGACACCACAGATTGTAGCACTGTGGAAGATGACTCCTATTTGTGTTTtctggtgtatttggagagaaagaaatgatagatttttttagGATCATGAACGCTCCTCGGAAAAGTTTAGGAGttttttctggaagactttatttatgtgggccattgctttagagttaaatggtctcagcttccatgattttcttgtaacagtttctagttcttaatttggTGTACTCATATGTATACTTccggtgtacttgggctatgcctatctttatcaataaaattacatcttacttgtaaaaaaaaaaaatacaggtgtggtttggcttgggtgatgcctaggagggtggtggaacTTTTTGCTTGCTGGAGAGGTTTAAGGGGTAATGTGCAAATTGCAGCTGTTTGGAATATGATCCCCTTGTGCCttgtgtggtgtatttggatcaAGAGGAATCAGTGTATTTGGATTGAGAGGAATGAtcgatgctttgaagataagaaCTCCCAGTTGATGAActtgatgttttttctttaattccttATTTCAGTGGGCCTCggctattttatttaatggagCTAGAGTCtgtgattttcttctttcttcttttagcTCCCGACTTGTAATAGGTTCAGTTTTTGTATACTTtgtgtacttggctttgccttgttacttgtctcaataaaatttttattcataatatatatatatatatttctagcccaaacttgtaattaggtttttttatttgtatacttcttatgtacttgggctatgcctatttacttgattcaataaaacttcattttacttataaaaaaataaatttggggTGCCATTTTCCAAAGTTTTTCTACTACATTGGAATTCTTTTGTTGGTAGGAAAGAAACTAGAAAATGTAGAGTTGATACATACTATATTCTTCTGTCTTAAAGTTGTCCCTTGTACAATTCATACCAGGCTTAACAAGAAGCATGTGCTGGACTGGTCCTTTAAGAAAAGCAAGGCTTTGTGTGGAAGTATTTGAATAATCTATTTGGCAAATCTTGCTCCTACAATTTTATACTCAATACTTACATTTACATGAAATAATTTGTCGCATATGCAAATTATTATCAGTTATTGACAACTTcaactgcatttttttttacagcctCCTCCACCTGTCAATGACACCAATCCGTACAATGTTTTTAGGCCAAGGGAGAAGGCCCACAGACTTCATACGAGAAGGGTAGGTGTTGAACTTATTTCACACTCACATTTAACTGAGTTCTGAGTAAAAACGTCTCTCTCTACGTAATAAAGTTGTATGTACAAATTAGTTTCTAAACTTCCTCACGGTGATCTTTTGTTTAGATGCAAAGGAGGGAAAACAATGTACAATCATTTGAAAAGCTTCGTCAGGTGAGCTCTacttttacataatttattgCTGTTTTTATGAGTACTATGGTCTTGGAGTTATATACTCTGCTGAAAAAGAGTCAGGCCAATCCCTACGCTGTTTAACTCATTTTGGTGAAGTCTAGAAAGGCTCAAGTTTTACTCAAGTTTGAATAATTCTTTGCTAAACAAGCTCAAGCTCGCTTGTGAGAAAATTACCAAGCAGGCTGGCTTGGTTTAACGAGTCCAAGCCTGGcaaagcatatatattattcttgttttgtacttattttgaaatatgtctCTTGTTTGTGTGCTATTGTTacttccaaaaaatatatataatctgcaTGTTGATACATGTGGGCTTTTGAGCTTAGGAGCCAGGGCAAGCCTAGCTGAGGTTGAACTCGAACTTGTTTACGGAACCCTAGCTGGGGTCGAACTTGAACTTGTTTACTGAACAAGTATTTAGTCTTGATTTTGATTCCACCATTAAATGAACTTAGTTGAGCGAGGCTGGCTATGTTATGGGCTTTTCCAGCTTGCTAATGGCTCCACTAATTTGCAGTTGTCACAAATTTAAAACTCGTATTTCTGCAAATATTGCTTAAATAGGGGATAGATTTAGAAAGGTTTAGTATTGTATAGAATTGGGGGTTATATGGCGGGAAACTGTTACACCCATTCTCGTAGGCTAGGGATGTTACGTAACTTATGTAACTCGCAACCGGCAAGAGACCAACATAAAAGTAAGTTCttcatttgaataaaataaatctttcatTTGAACCAAGTTCATTTGAATCAAGTCGGTTAACATAAAAACAGTATCAGTCTTGAAAGCTGAAAGAAGTTACATAAAATCTGAAACAAACTAATCTAAATGGCACCATATGCTTCATTAACACTAGAATAGGAGGCTGAGTAGGATGATGTCAGCTAATCAAATACATCAGGCAGTTGGCAGGTTAGAAACATAATCATGTTTAACAAAGCTCTTCTGGGCAAATGGCTATGGAGGTATGCCACAGAGGGAGGATTTGTGGCAATGTGCAAATAGAAAATTTCATTTCTATTAATGAAGTTTCTTTGACCTATAAAATACACCCAAGTAgacttaaatcaaattatgcaaATTTCCAAGTAGGATCCGCATCCCCTAGCTTACGAGTTATGCCAAATTAAAGTTTGGGCTTAATTTGGACAGCTTCTATAGACTTTAACGGGCTTAACCTACATGCTATTGTATCCTTTTCTCTTTCTAGGCACGTGTCTCTCGTATACATTCTGTATATTGGGATTGCGCCTTATtgaatctttttctttattgcttatcaaaaaaaacaaaaaactttgggCCCTGGAATAATCTTTTCCCTGTCTTccttataaaattaaagggtCCTACTACATGTCTCCATCTATCGGTTTTGCTTTTGTGCTCCTGAATTTATATTATTTGGATGCTCCTGATTACATTAGATGATTTGTGTCATCCTTAGATATTCACAGGTGTAGTAGTATGATACACTTGACCTATCGGAAGCATGTATGCAATTTTGGTGTCTTTAGTATTTATTTGTGATGTTTTGGGTAATAAATACACAATCAAAATCTCTACTGTCtgtttaattattttcaggTCAGGCGCAACCTCGACCAAGCCAAGACAATTCTGGAGGCTTTAATTAAGGTTGTTATTTCTGATTGAACTTTCAAAACactaataatatatagcttCTGTAGCTTTCCACTATCTGGAATGCAGATTTATTGTTcagttttcttaatttatacAGAGAGAGGAGACAAAGAGAGAAGTAATGGAGACTGAAGTTAGCCTTCAGAGGATCCAAATGAAGTATAAGGTATGCCTATTATGTATATCATCTTTGATTGCATTTATATTAAGGAATTCTCCGTTGACTCTCTGTTTTGAGTAGAATCATGGTATATCTGAAACATCATAAGAAAGACACAGGGCCTTCCCTATGAGACATCTATCTTATTGTTGTTACTTGGTGGTTTGAATGGGTTCACTTTTTCCATAAAAAGCATCTTGTGTACAACAGTACCAGCACTCCcctttattgtttttgttcactattgttatttttatatttttgagaacCACTGCTTTAGGTTTccatttttacagatgagaacTTGAAAGtgaaataattgaaatcatACCCCTTGTTTGTTATTCAAGCGTTAAAAGGACGTAGAATGAATCATTATTTGCTTCTCCATTGTTCCTTTTCCTGTGGTCTGCTTTGGAGGCTATTGAGTTTTTCCCAATTCTGCCGTTCAATCGTTGACATCTTCGGGTAGGAAGCTTGTTGGTGGGAAGAGCCTAGTTGAATTGAGAGCAAATCCAtcctgtattatgtggtgtttatgggCAGGCAGGAATAACAGGACTTCCGAAGTTAAAAGGAAGTCACTAGTAGAGGTCAAATTGAGTTGCAAAAGTTGAGTTGTAAAGTTGGAAAGAGTGAGAAAGGATgagagaaaacaaagagaatgtGAAAAAGAAGGATTCTTTATTGATTGTCTgcatgcaaggttttatattaggttaataataacataattattctttataagtaatatatataataacaagtCCTACGTATGTGACAACTCTTAACAATATTGATTATCATAAAGTGACGTTAAACAGTCTTATTTATCTGCTGTAATGGATGAGGATGCAATGAGTTAGGCAGTTTAAAACAGGACTAACTTAATTGTACTGGGATACTCAACTAATTTTCTTTATGGTGTTAGCCTTTTAATATGCATCATGTTAGTGGAGCAGGGATAGATTCTTGTACTGCgttgttttaaaattctatattttgCATGTATGAAAAAAAGTCTTTTTATGTTGATCTCTTAATCCTGTGTCTGCACGATGTTTCATAACATGATTTTCTGCATAGGttaaacatgttacatttattCACTTTACCATCTAGTTGATCATAGGCAAGAGATTCCTTGTTTTATGTAATTGCCaatttgttttgaattaaaACCCGTTATAATTGTTGGCTGGCTTCTTATGGGTTTTCAGCACGAGACGGAGCTCCTGGAAGATAGCTTCGCACTCCCAGGATTTCCACCCTTCTCTTGCAAGTTCGGTTCTAGTGAAGAGGAATATGTGGATTCAGATGACCTTGAAAATATCCGTCCACGTGCCCGACCTTCTGCAATACCGAATATCCCTTTGACAGACTCCAACATGGTTACAGTTCCCTCAGGAGGCATAAAGCAAGAGTTTCGGCGGCGACATGTACCACATGGATGGCTTCATAAAATGGTACTCCAAAAGCTCTTCTGCACATATTGTCCTCCTTCTTTTGTTTGAAACCCCTCCTCTCTTCCCCCGATTTCTCCCTTCTTGATTGGGAGAGAGAATCCAAAGTAATTGCTGAAATCGTTATCACTGTCATAAGTCAAGTATCAACTAGACTGCACTTTAAATGGTTCccagaaaaattctatatataaattgcAGTGGCGTCTGCTTTTGGTTGCGGATTATGAAATGTGAATTTTTACATGGGATAAAATCATGCGCAGGATCCTCTTGAACCAATTTTATTGTTCACGAAGCCTCTAGTTCCGGAAAAGTTGGCAGCTGCAGGCATTGTACCACCATCTGATTCGTCAACAAGAAATAGCATATCAGCACCATGTAAATTTCGTGGAAGGATGGGCCGTGGTGGCCGGATAATTTTTGATAGATGGAATCCTTTGTTGCAAACTCCAATAGACTGTGGCAACTCGTTTTATATACCACCAAAACCCAGATCTTCGACGTACAATTGAGTTGATTAGTTTGCATAGTCCCAGGTGCTCAACTCGATTGATTCATATTTAGACGACACGGTGGGATCTTGGAAATTGTAGGGTTCATGAACATTATGTTAGGCATATATAGAAGTGGATGGTTTAATGCGGGAGCAGGGAGATGGGTGTACCGTTTTTTGGTTTCCTTCTGTCGATGATTGCTTAAAAGGTGTTCCCGTGCCGTGTCTTTCCCGATGTTAATTTATTGCTTTGCCTCGAAGAAacatggtctctctctctctcattctcggCGGCTAATTAAGGATCGGTGTGCCAAAGACCACAAGACAGTTGCAGAATCACAAGGCCTGTGAGAATTGTTGTACAATGTATGTATGTGCTATGGTAATATGGTGGCGGAGATGCATTAGAAAGGAGAGATTAGGACTGTCATTTTGTCTATAACTCCTACAAGGGAGATGGAACTCTTTAtgtctttaatttattgttatGTATTATGGCGACggccaaaataattaaataggtGATGGCCCTTCTTGTATCATGTTTGTTCATTTCacacgaatatatatatatatatatatattaaggtttATAGGttgttaatgataataaaaaaatacactaaccATGAATACAGGTGCCCAGaaccaaaaaaaatgaagatctAAACACAATTGAATCACGTAACACTAACCATAGCCGTTATAACTTTTTCGTAGttaatgttatgccatgtttaatacaaaaattattatagacAAAACTCAAGATACAAATATGTTATCAATATATCAATTTaggtttgagaaatgatatttgcaatattaaaGTGCGTAGGTtctgtatattttaaaaaagtagataaatttgagatctatataaaaaaagttatttttttttttaatgatgaaccttatttttttttaaaagtgagtATACGGAATTTGTACGCTCTAGGAtcatatctaatattattatttaaaaataaatatgatgcatgtttaccaataaaagaaattcaaacaaTTAGTGACAagagttttttatatttaaggaAAATCTTATAATACGTTTAgcattaacaagaaaaaaaaacattatttataaaaaaatgtaaaaaagcAAAAAGCCATTCATAGAGAGGTCCACCGACCAAGTAAAAGAGGATAGGTACAATTTGAACGACActaattaaagaatataaaaagACGATATGACTTTTTATTTAGAGATGTATTAAACTaaattcttttaagtttttaagaaaaataattatctttCTCATAAGATTTGGGGTTAGAATGTAAATcgttaggggtgtaaccggttcagttttagacaaaatttaggaccgactCAGTATGTactgattttacatttttcaaaatcgattacATACCGGTTACCTTCCTAAACTGGTATATTCGATTTTACCAGTTTTCGGTCTGgttcccttttttttaaatatttgagtgattttctttcttttttggttcttacttcttataataaaatgttattaataatttaatatatatatatatattatgtttaaagcatatgatcaattaaattttcatatttaagattaacattttatgttataaattataatatgaaattatttcatatatgatatataattatatataaaaatttcatatataattatatattatatataaaacttatatatataaaatattttgtataatatataaaattaattttatatttttttccaaccggtccggtccgatctaGGAAACTACAGAACTGAAACTGGACTGGGTCCAagcggttttcataatataggaactgGTCTTGGACCGGAcaggttcaaaaccggaccaactggtccggtccggtttttcgatttaaatttacattcCTATAAATCATAATAGAAACCTAAAATTTTCCACTGCGCCTACATAACCCCAGCGTCCCTGCCTATATTCTCatatccttcatttttttttcgttgttgCTTAGTTAGGTAAACCCAACTTGAACACTTTTCAAGTTGTTTGGCATTCTTATTCAGACCAATACTAATATACATACTATCGTGTTTCAGCAAGTGAGTGAGCTTCACACACTAGCCATACTTTGCATAAATGTCATGTACTGCTACGCACAAACTTCCTCATGCGTGGACTATAGCCACCGACCTCTAAACAAAAAAACACCAACAGTTCAGCTTGGAGTATTTGGTGTTCTGATGCATCTCATCCTGGCTCAATTCAGTGATTCTTTGCTTTTATAATGCTCACTAGTAGGGCACGTACACTTACCCAACTCCCCCTATAaacattatttgaaatttgaagaaaaaacaagaagagaTGTTTTCAAAACACCACTAGGTAAGTACTCAGACCCTAAGTGTGCAAACAGTGCTCCCATGGATTTGTCTGCACCCTGAGCGAGTAAAGAGTGCTCAAATCCTGGGGCAAGCAACAACATCTCCTACACAAGGCAAGCGAAAGTGCTTGCACTAGAGGCAAGTACCGGGAAAGAGC
Above is a genomic segment from Juglans microcarpa x Juglans regia isolate MS1-56 chromosome 1D, Jm3101_v1.0, whole genome shotgun sequence containing:
- the LOC121268219 gene encoding uncharacterized protein LOC121268219; this translates as MSRLSFRPRPLDIHKKLPIVKSVKDFEDDDAPTTSSTRNSQLLRLASDVDNEVHQIPTKKVAPEIPTPQFVVVDTYERDYSRTFSQPTSYLRGRGARAELGDFVEYDLDNEDEDWFQEFNKERKILTPEKLESLIFKLEVLDHKARERAGVITPTLGSPIPVLLHQDAALEALQAHSLRYAVLQSVYNYWKEKRERWQKPILRRLQPPPPVNDTNPYNVFRPREKAHRLHTRRMQRRENNVQSFEKLRQVRRNLDQAKTILEALIKREETKREVMETEVSLQRIQMKYKHETELLEDSFALPGFPPFSCKFGSSEEEYVDSDDLENIRPRARPSAIPNIPLTDSNMVTVPSGGIKQEFRRRHVPHGWLHKMDPLEPILLFTKPLVPEKLAAAGIVPPSDSSTRNSISAPCKFRGRMGRGGRIIFDRWNPLLQTPIDCGNSFYIPPKPRSSTYN